The Pleurodeles waltl isolate 20211129_DDA chromosome 7, aPleWal1.hap1.20221129, whole genome shotgun sequence genome contains the following window.
CAAGGTCCTTCCAGGCCCTAACAGTTAAGTTATTTGTGGAAAGCGTCCATAACCTGAATCCGGTTGAGCTCTTTCCTTGGATACCCAGGCTAGAAATTCTAGGAGGAAGGCTTTGTACAGAAATAAAGTAAGTGGGATCACAGTTGGTGCAGCTGAACATCCTAAACCTGCATGAACATGCATgaacatgcaaaactgcaacaacaagaaggtgaGGGATGTAATGCCACTGACAATCGCTCTGGCCACattgggccacatcccagtccatcgttttgTACcagccatgccacctcagttttgtaGCCAGCCatgcacaaatcagtcttgaccttgctccaatatGAAAAGTTCAGCCCAcactgcctagccaggtcctccttgagccagagcacaagcaacccaagagTGGTTACCCCTTCATCAGGGCTCACCAGATGGgtaaagcttggttccagtggcacaataaGCATAGAACCCATGTCTGGTCAAATAATTTGCACTCAGTGCATCAGCTGCAAATACAATTGCGTGATGAATGGAAtacttgaatgaatctcagcctcTGGCATACACATCCctatccatcatttttcacccaccttgccacctcagtttggaatcagccatttgcaaatcaatctTGTCCCTGGTCCAGTCAGGCCAGTCCATCACCGAACTGCCATGCCAAGTCCTCcccgaaccagaacacaagcagcccaagacCTTTTTTTTTCTATACATTTGTGCAGCCTGGGGAAGGACAGAGCATAGTGAATTAATATCTTTATTTGACATAGTTTAGCTTGAGGCAATTGATAAGAATGCACTAAATGCCAATGGAATCACTGTTGACTCATTCTGTGTTTCTGTAACAACTTTCCTATTGTCACTGTGGTGCCGAGCAAGGAGTTTGACCCATCATGTTCAGCTGACTCTCTCATGCTATACTCTCAGGCATTCTTGTGACTACCACTTTTACTAAAGCTTTGAAACATGCAATAGCCAACTGCTTTATGTGTGGGGCTTCAAAGTATTGAGATAATATGTTTTTaatctggaaaacatttttttaaaaacaaaagcagTAGAATGTTTTATTTGCTGGTGATAAAACCtttctttttctcaaatcctgtgaTATACGTTGTCCTGCTTGATGTTTCTCCACTGAGTGGTTCTGTTTTGTGTTACAGCTTAAACCAGGCATAAATCATTAGAAACCCTACAGCCGGTGACCATGAACCAAATTACTGTTTATCAAGATATGAACTTTGAGGGACTCTATAAGATATTTACTAGAGATGTTCCAGATTTGAATGAGGAACACTTCAATGACTGCATCTCCTCTGTGAAGGTGGTCGGGCAGCCATGGATCCTGTATGACCATATAAACTATGAGGGAGAATTCATAGCACTAGAGGAGGGAGAATATCCATCAATTGGAATGAATGACCGCATATCATCTCTTGTGCTGATCACTGAAGATCTGAACAGCCCTCAGATTACATTGTATGAGGAAATCAATAAAGGAGGTAAGAAGATAGTGCTGACTCAGGAGACCAATTTATATTTTGGAACCATGAATGATACCACATCTTCCCATATGGTCCAGAGAGGAGCATGGCTTCTTTACGATAATGTAAAAAGAGATGGAAGGTGCATAGTGGCGAGGGCTGGTGAATACCTGGAAGATTACAGCCGCATCAATTTCAATGACAAAGTCTCCCATGTGTATCCTCTACGCCCAGGGAAATCCTCTATAACCGCCACAATTCTGTGGGACAAGAAGAAGACAGAGAGTGAAAGGGTTGTGCAGATAGATCAAATtgtgtacaaaaacaacacaggct
Protein-coding sequences here:
- the LOC138303673 gene encoding epidermal differentiation-specific protein-like, with protein sequence MNQITVYQDMNFEGLYKIFTRDVPDLNEEHFNDCISSVKVVGQPWILYDHINYEGEFIALEEGEYPSIGMNDRISSLVLITEDLNSPQITLYEEINKGGKKIVLTQETNLYFGTMNDTTSSHMVQRGAWLLYDNVKRDGRCIVARAGEYLEDYSRINFNDKVSHVYPLRPGKSSITATILWDKKKTESERVVQIDQIVYKNNTGSEQEITATSTKEYEKYVSHSFEFSNETSIKMGASFTLGGVASVESELSNTFTVTKGETESLTTKKKVELSMPVKIAPHTKVTVNFMCKEVGVSVPVELKFLQGTNTVTETGTYRCNSGTDTFIDADSQDLKKD